A window of the Oscillospiraceae bacterium NTUH-002-81 genome harbors these coding sequences:
- a CDS encoding NUDIX domain-containing protein, whose product MSYCEKCGTLLVERFLENEGMIPYCEHCGQYRFPMFNTAVSMVVYSPDHSKILLIQQYGKARNILVAGYVNKGESAEEAVVREVKEETGLTVVDYRFNKSEYFAKSNTLMVNFACTVDSENFTLRKGEVDRAGWFSVEEARAQIYHDSLAEKFLLSAIEKRLYQA is encoded by the coding sequence ATGAGTTACTGTGAGAAATGCGGAACGCTTCTGGTGGAGCGTTTTCTGGAAAATGAGGGGATGATCCCCTACTGTGAGCACTGCGGCCAGTACCGGTTTCCCATGTTCAACACGGCGGTGAGCATGGTGGTGTACAGCCCGGATCACAGCAAAATTCTGCTGATCCAGCAGTACGGCAAGGCCCGGAATATTCTGGTGGCCGGGTATGTGAACAAGGGCGAGAGCGCCGAGGAGGCGGTTGTCCGGGAAGTGAAGGAGGAAACGGGCCTCACGGTGGTGGACTATCGGTTCAATAAGAGCGAGTATTTTGCAAAAAGCAATACCCTGATGGTGAATTTTGCCTGCACGGTGGACAGCGAGAATTTTACGCTGCGAAAAGGGGAGGTAGACCGGGCCGGGTGGTTTTCTGTGGAAGAGGCCCGGGCGCAGATCTATCACGACAGCCTGGCGGAGAAATTTCTGCTCAGCGCCATAGAGAAAAGGCTGTATCAGGCATAA
- a CDS encoding MGMT family protein yields the protein MSHVLGEDLIYEVLSVVEEIPEGKVASYGQIARLIGREKNARLVGRILSHAEYYGNYPCHRVVNHAGRTAPGWRHQRELLEAEGVTFRDNGCVDMKQFQWEE from the coding sequence ATGTCCCATGTTCTCGGCGAGGATCTGATCTATGAAGTGCTGTCTGTGGTAGAAGAAATTCCGGAAGGGAAGGTGGCCTCTTACGGCCAGATCGCCCGGCTCATCGGGCGGGAGAAGAATGCAAGACTGGTAGGACGGATTCTTTCCCACGCAGAATATTATGGAAACTACCCGTGTCATCGGGTGGTGAATCATGCCGGACGCACGGCCCCTGGCTGGCGGCACCAGCGGGAGCTGCTGGAAGCAGAAGGTGTTACATTTCGTGATAATGGCTGTGTGGACATGAAGCAATTCCAGTGGGAAGAATAA
- the galE gene encoding UDP-glucose 4-epimerase GalE has protein sequence MTILVTGGAGFIGSHTCVELLNAGYEVVVVDNLYNASEKALERVEQITGKSLKFYKVDLLDAPALTKVFDEEKIDAVIHFAGLKAVGESVAKPLEYYHNNITGTLILCDVMRKHGVKNIIFSSSATVYGDPAFIPITEECPKGKITNPYGQTKGMLEQILTDLHVADPEWNVILLRYFNPIGAHKSGLIGENPKGIPNNLLPYVAQVAVGKLKCLGVFGNDYDTPDGTGVRDYIHVVDLAIGHVKAIDKLKDKEGVSIYNLGTGVGYSVLQVVAAFEKACGKKIPYEIKPRRAGDIATCYSDASKAKRELGWVAERGLDEMCEDAWRWQSMNPNGFED, from the coding sequence ATGACAATTTTAGTAACAGGCGGCGCCGGTTTTATCGGAAGCCATACATGTGTGGAACTTTTAAATGCAGGTTATGAGGTTGTGGTTGTGGATAATCTGTACAACGCCAGCGAGAAAGCGCTGGAGCGCGTGGAGCAGATCACAGGCAAGAGCCTGAAATTCTACAAGGTGGATCTGCTGGATGCACCAGCACTGACGAAGGTGTTTGATGAAGAGAAGATTGATGCGGTCATCCATTTCGCAGGCCTGAAGGCCGTGGGCGAATCCGTGGCAAAGCCGCTGGAATATTATCACAACAACATCACAGGTACGCTGATCCTGTGTGATGTCATGAGAAAACATGGCGTGAAGAACATTATTTTCAGCTCTTCCGCAACGGTTTACGGCGATCCGGCATTTATCCCGATTACCGAAGAGTGCCCCAAGGGCAAGATTACGAACCCTTACGGCCAGACAAAGGGCATGCTGGAGCAGATCCTCACTGACCTGCATGTGGCAGATCCGGAATGGAATGTAATTTTGCTTCGTTATTTCAATCCCATCGGCGCACACAAGAGCGGCCTCATCGGCGAGAATCCCAAGGGCATTCCCAACAACCTGCTCCCCTACGTGGCACAGGTGGCTGTGGGCAAGTTGAAATGCCTGGGCGTATTTGGTAATGACTATGACACTCCGGACGGCACCGGCGTGCGCGATTACATCCATGTGGTAGACCTGGCCATCGGCCATGTGAAGGCCATTGATAAACTGAAAGACAAAGAGGGTGTCAGCATTTACAATCTGGGCACGGGCGTCGGCTACAGCGTGCTCCAGGTGGTGGCTGCCTTTGAAAAAGCCTGCGGCAAGAAGATCCCTTATGAGATCAAACCCCGCCGGGCAGGCGATATCGCAACATGTTATTCTGACGCTTCCAAGGCGAAAAGAGAGCTTGGCTGGGTAGCAGAGCGCGGACTGGACGAAATGTGCGAGGACGCATGGAGATGGCAGTCCATGAACCCCAACGGTTTCGAAGACTAA
- a CDS encoding galactokinase, with amino-acid sequence MKKEELIQKFQELYGAEGDIRTYFAPGRVNLIGEHTDYNGGHVFPCALTIGTYAVARKRTDRKLRFFSVNFERLGIIESSLDDLVPSRSAGWTNYPKGVMWTFGKRGMEISNGVDILLYGNIPNGSGLSSSASVEVVTGVMLRDLFGFDSLTNIDLALIGQQSENEYNGVNCGIMDQFAVAMGKKDYAIFLDTSDLSYTYAPIKLDHARIVIASSNKKRGLGDSKYNERRAECEAALAELQKVVDIKSLGDLTEEAFEQYKDAIKDETRKKRAKHAVYENQRTIQAVAALEVNDIAKFGQLMNASHVSLRDDYEVTGKELDTLVEEAWKIPGVIGSRMTGAGFGGCTVSIVENDAVEPFISKVGEAYKKAIGYAADFYVIDVGEGAGVL; translated from the coding sequence ATGAAGAAAGAAGAACTGATCCAGAAGTTTCAGGAATTATATGGCGCGGAGGGCGATATCCGCACCTATTTCGCACCGGGCCGGGTAAATCTGATCGGCGAGCACACCGATTATAACGGCGGACATGTGTTCCCGTGTGCGCTGACCATCGGCACCTACGCGGTGGCAAGAAAGAGAACCGACCGGAAGCTGCGGTTTTTCTCTGTGAATTTTGAGCGGCTGGGCATCATTGAATCCAGTTTGGATGACCTGGTGCCGTCGCGCAGCGCAGGATGGACGAATTATCCCAAGGGCGTCATGTGGACATTCGGCAAGCGGGGCATGGAGATCTCCAACGGTGTGGATATCCTTCTTTATGGAAATATTCCCAACGGCTCCGGCCTTTCCTCCTCCGCTTCTGTGGAGGTGGTTACCGGCGTGATGCTGCGTGATCTGTTTGGGTTTGATTCTCTGACCAACATTGATCTGGCGCTCATCGGCCAGCAGTCCGAGAACGAGTACAATGGCGTCAACTGCGGGATCATGGATCAGTTTGCGGTTGCCATGGGCAAGAAAGATTATGCGATTTTCCTGGATACCAGCGATCTGAGCTATACCTACGCACCGATCAAGCTGGATCACGCAAGAATTGTCATCGCTTCCAGCAACAAGAAGAGAGGGCTGGGCGATTCCAAATACAACGAGCGCCGGGCAGAGTGCGAGGCCGCACTGGCAGAATTACAGAAAGTGGTGGACATTAAGAGCCTGGGCGACCTGACAGAGGAAGCTTTTGAGCAGTACAAGGATGCCATCAAGGATGAGACCCGGAAAAAGCGGGCGAAGCATGCCGTCTATGAAAACCAGAGAACCATCCAGGCGGTGGCAGCGCTGGAAGTCAACGATATTGCAAAATTCGGCCAGCTGATGAACGCTTCCCACGTTTCCCTGCGGGATGATTACGAGGTGACCGGCAAAGAACTGGATACGCTGGTGGAAGAGGCGTGGAAGATCCCGGGTGTCATCGGTTCCCGCATGACCGGCGCCGGTTTCGGCGGCTGCACCGTCAGCATTGTAGAAAACGATGCGGTGGAACCCTTTATCAGCAAAGTGGGCGAAGCTTATAAGAAAGCCATTGGCTATGCGGCAGATTTTTATGTGATTGATGTGGGTGAGGGCGCAGGCGTTCTGTAA
- a CDS encoding helix-turn-helix domain-containing protein → MQERVLGYENRRELTLVGKALSSEVRLDILKMLDGRQMNVNEIAEQLHIPASSAAMHVKVLEEAGLLSCELKPGVRGSMKMCSRQVDALSIRLAAEEEKQEQVETISMPVGNFVDHDVKPCCGIVSDKEFIDEEDEPRGFYNPNRTQAQLIWFEAGYVEYRFPNLGLKNRTLKSVEFSAELCSETQFYNMDCPSDITLWINGCEAGTWRCPSDFGGRRGKLNPDWWPDRNTQYGKLKTWRFTGKGTYINGKKVSDRVLEDYGWREHPYISVRIGIRDDAQCVGGINIFGERFGDYPQNLVLKLIYAEAVE, encoded by the coding sequence ATGCAGGAACGGGTATTGGGATATGAGAACAGGCGGGAACTGACGCTGGTGGGCAAAGCCCTGTCCTCGGAGGTACGTCTGGATATTTTGAAAATGCTGGATGGCCGACAGATGAATGTGAATGAGATCGCAGAGCAGCTGCACATCCCGGCGTCCTCGGCAGCTATGCATGTGAAGGTGCTGGAGGAGGCGGGATTGTTGTCCTGTGAACTGAAACCGGGGGTGCGCGGCTCCATGAAAATGTGCAGCAGGCAGGTGGATGCGCTGTCCATACGCCTGGCAGCAGAGGAGGAAAAGCAGGAGCAGGTGGAGACCATCAGCATGCCGGTGGGCAATTTTGTGGATCACGACGTGAAGCCGTGCTGCGGCATTGTCAGTGACAAAGAGTTCATTGATGAGGAGGACGAGCCGCGGGGATTTTACAATCCCAACCGCACTCAGGCGCAGCTCATCTGGTTTGAAGCCGGATATGTGGAGTACCGTTTTCCAAATCTGGGCCTGAAAAATCGGACGCTGAAAAGTGTGGAATTTTCCGCAGAGCTTTGTTCAGAGACGCAGTTTTACAATATGGACTGTCCCTCGGACATTACGCTGTGGATCAATGGCTGCGAAGCCGGTACCTGGCGCTGTCCCAGTGATTTTGGCGGGCGAAGAGGGAAGCTGAATCCGGACTGGTGGCCGGATCGGAACACCCAGTACGGGAAGCTGAAAACCTGGCGCTTCACCGGAAAAGGTACTTATATCAATGGGAAAAAGGTATCTGACCGAGTACTGGAAGATTATGGATGGAGGGAACATCCGTATATTTCGGTGCGCATTGGCATCAGAGACGATGCACAGTGCGTGGGCGGCATCAATATTTTTGGCGAGCGGTTCGGGGACTATCCGCAAAATCTGGTGCTGAAGTTAATCTATGCAGAGGCAGTAGAATGA